A window of Rhizobium acidisoli contains these coding sequences:
- a CDS encoding GcvT family protein: MSNLPSQARVVIIGGGAVGVSALYHLAIAGWTDAVLLEKNELTAGSTWHAAGNVPTFSSSWSIMNMQRYSASLYRELGAQVDYPMNYHVTGSIRLGHSNERLQEFKRVVGMGRYQGMDLDILSPEQIKSKYPFVETHDLIGALHDPHDGDIDPAQLTQALAKGARDLGARIFRFCPATGARRENNEWIVSTPEGDIRCEYVVNAAGYYAREVGKWFGREVPMMVMSHQYMLFEEIPELAAWSKEAGHKLPLLRDVDSSYYLRQEKTGMNLGPYERNCKAHWLTPEDPMPEDFSFQLFPDDLERLEWYLNDAVERVPILGTAGLSRMINGPIPYTPDGNPLIGPMPGVPNAFEACVFTFGICQAGGAGKVLAEWLTEGQTEWDMWSCDPRRYTRFASDQDYCIAKGMEVYGHEYAMHFPKHAWPAGRNRKLSPIHDRIAALGAQFKPYNGWERANWYAKSGDDTSEQSTQTWNRAGPWQKRIEEECLAVRDAAGILDLPGFSRYRLQGEGARDWLLGLITGKVPKPGRIGLAYFADDKGRIVTEMSVMALEENLFFLTTAATAQWHDFAWLQKHLPKDASFTLDDVTDDLACQILSGPQSRAILAEVTDADLSKPWLTHQSCQIAGRPLQLVRVSFVGELGWELHTKVDDTAAVFDAVWAAGGKHGLKPFGMEALDSLRIEKGYRAWKGDLSTDYTILQGGLERFVDWAKPDFKGKTALEREKQQGVTKRFVTLAVDAGECDAPYMSTLWRDGQLVGETTSGNWGYRVGKSVTLGMLRSDLAVPGTELEVEIFGDRFKAVVQPDRPLWDPENERLRA, from the coding sequence ATGTCGAATTTGCCATCTCAGGCGCGCGTTGTGATTATCGGCGGAGGAGCTGTCGGCGTATCCGCCCTCTATCATCTGGCCATAGCGGGCTGGACCGACGCGGTGCTTCTGGAAAAAAACGAACTGACTGCCGGATCGACGTGGCATGCGGCCGGCAATGTGCCGACGTTTTCTTCTTCCTGGTCGATCATGAACATGCAGCGCTATTCCGCCTCGCTCTATCGCGAGCTGGGCGCTCAGGTCGACTATCCGATGAACTACCACGTGACCGGCTCGATCCGGCTCGGCCACTCGAACGAGCGGCTGCAGGAATTCAAGCGTGTGGTCGGCATGGGACGCTACCAGGGCATGGACCTCGACATCCTGTCGCCCGAGCAGATCAAATCGAAATATCCCTTTGTCGAGACCCATGACCTCATCGGCGCGCTCCACGATCCGCATGACGGCGACATCGATCCGGCGCAGCTGACCCAGGCCTTGGCAAAGGGCGCTCGCGACCTGGGGGCGCGGATCTTCCGCTTCTGTCCCGCAACCGGTGCGCGCAGGGAAAACAACGAATGGATCGTTTCCACCCCCGAGGGTGATATCCGCTGCGAATATGTCGTCAATGCCGCCGGCTATTACGCCCGCGAAGTCGGCAAATGGTTCGGCCGCGAGGTGCCGATGATGGTGATGAGCCATCAGTACATGCTGTTCGAAGAAATTCCTGAGCTTGCCGCATGGTCGAAAGAGGCAGGCCACAAGCTGCCGCTGCTGCGAGACGTCGATAGTTCCTACTATCTGCGGCAGGAAAAGACCGGGATGAACCTCGGTCCCTATGAGCGCAATTGCAAGGCGCATTGGCTGACGCCCGAGGATCCGATGCCGGAGGATTTCTCCTTCCAGCTTTTCCCCGACGATCTCGAGCGGCTGGAATGGTATCTCAATGACGCTGTCGAGCGCGTGCCGATCCTCGGCACTGCCGGTCTGTCGCGCATGATCAACGGACCTATCCCCTATACACCGGACGGCAATCCGCTGATCGGGCCGATGCCGGGCGTGCCGAATGCGTTTGAGGCCTGCGTCTTCACTTTCGGTATCTGCCAGGCGGGCGGTGCCGGCAAGGTGCTGGCCGAATGGCTGACCGAAGGGCAGACCGAATGGGACATGTGGTCCTGCGACCCACGTCGCTATACGCGCTTTGCTTCCGACCAGGATTACTGCATCGCCAAGGGCATGGAAGTTTACGGCCATGAATATGCGATGCATTTCCCGAAACATGCCTGGCCTGCTGGTCGCAACAGGAAACTCTCGCCGATCCATGATCGGATCGCAGCACTTGGTGCGCAATTCAAGCCCTATAATGGCTGGGAGCGCGCCAACTGGTACGCCAAATCAGGCGATGACACGTCGGAACAATCAACGCAGACCTGGAATCGGGCGGGACCGTGGCAGAAACGGATCGAGGAGGAATGCCTGGCGGTGCGTGATGCTGCGGGCATTCTCGATCTGCCGGGCTTTTCCCGCTACCGCCTGCAGGGTGAAGGCGCGCGCGACTGGCTGCTCGGCCTGATCACCGGCAAGGTGCCGAAACCCGGCCGCATCGGACTTGCCTATTTTGCCGACGACAAAGGCCGTATCGTCACCGAAATGTCGGTGATGGCGCTGGAAGAGAATCTTTTCTTCTTGACCACCGCAGCGACAGCGCAGTGGCACGATTTCGCATGGTTGCAGAAGCATCTGCCGAAAGACGCGAGTTTCACGCTCGACGATGTGACGGACGATTTGGCCTGCCAGATACTGTCAGGGCCGCAATCGCGTGCCATCCTCGCAGAAGTCACCGATGCCGATCTTTCCAAGCCGTGGCTGACGCACCAGTCCTGCCAGATAGCAGGCCGCCCACTGCAGCTGGTGCGCGTTTCCTTCGTCGGCGAGCTTGGCTGGGAGCTTCACACGAAGGTGGACGACACGGCCGCGGTCTTCGACGCGGTCTGGGCTGCAGGCGGGAAGCATGGCCTGAAGCCATTCGGCATGGAAGCACTCGACAGCCTGCGTATCGAGAAGGGCTACCGCGCCTGGAAGGGCGACCTTTCCACCGATTACACCATACTGCAGGGCGGGCTGGAGCGTTTCGTCGACTGGGCAAAACCCGATTTCAAGGGCAAGACGGCGCTCGAGCGCGAGAAGCAGCAAGGTGTGACGAAGCGCTTCGTCACATTGGCTGTCGATGCCGGCGAATGTGACGCCCCCTATATGTCGACGCTCTGGCGCGACGGTCAATTGGTCGGAGAGACAACGTCGGGCAACTGGGGCTACCGCGTCGGCAAGTCCGTGACGCTCGGCATGCTGCGGTCGGATCTGGCGGTGCCGGGCACGGAGCTGGAGGTTGAAATCTTCGGCGACCGGTTCAAGGCCGTCGTCCAGCCCGACCGGCCGTTGTGGGATCCCGAGAACGAGAGATTGCGAGCATGA
- a CDS encoding KpsF/GutQ family sugar-phosphate isomerase — protein sequence MNRRAINLVENSVLESAKRTIEIERRGLEALEQAFGNGLAGPFTRAVEVIGDITGRVIVTGVGKSGHIGAKLAATFASTGTPAFFVHAAEANHGDLGMIATDDVVLAISKGGESAELKSIISFTRRFSIPLIAITCSGSSSLATAADIVLLVPNEQEACPNGLAPTTSTLMQLAIGDALAVALLEARGFTATDFHVFHPGGKLGASLMHVADIMHTGERLPLVARGTAMPEAITVLSRKHFGCVGVLDEDGRLCGIVTEGDMARNLTRNLSELAVDDIMTRTPKTVKPTMLATAALALLNQHHIGALIVIDDDHRPVGLVHFHDLLRIGVA from the coding sequence ATGAACAGAAGAGCGATAAACCTCGTTGAAAACAGCGTGCTCGAATCGGCAAAACGCACGATAGAGATCGAAAGACGCGGTCTTGAAGCGCTCGAACAGGCCTTCGGCAATGGATTGGCCGGTCCTTTCACACGCGCTGTCGAAGTTATCGGCGATATCACCGGACGTGTTATCGTCACCGGCGTCGGTAAGAGCGGGCACATCGGCGCCAAGCTTGCGGCGACGTTCGCTTCAACCGGGACTCCTGCCTTTTTCGTGCATGCGGCCGAGGCCAATCACGGCGATCTCGGCATGATCGCGACCGACGACGTCGTGTTGGCAATTTCCAAGGGCGGCGAGAGCGCCGAGCTCAAGAGCATCATTTCCTTCACGCGGCGCTTCTCCATTCCGCTGATCGCGATTACCTGCAGCGGCAGTTCCTCACTTGCGACAGCCGCCGATATCGTCCTTCTCGTGCCGAACGAGCAGGAAGCCTGCCCGAATGGGCTGGCGCCGACGACCTCGACACTGATGCAGCTTGCGATCGGCGACGCGCTGGCCGTGGCGCTGTTGGAGGCGCGCGGCTTTACCGCCACGGATTTCCACGTCTTCCATCCCGGCGGCAAGCTGGGCGCGAGCCTGATGCATGTCGCCGATATTATGCACACCGGCGAACGGCTGCCGCTCGTGGCCAGGGGCACGGCAATGCCGGAGGCGATCACGGTGCTGTCGCGCAAGCATTTCGGCTGCGTCGGCGTGCTTGACGAGGATGGGCGGCTCTGCGGCATCGTCACCGAAGGCGACATGGCCCGAAACCTGACCCGCAATCTTTCAGAGCTTGCGGTCGACGACATCATGACGCGGACGCCGAAGACGGTGAAGCCAACGATGCTGGCGACCGCCGCGCTGGCGCTGCTCAACCAGCACCACATCGGCGCGCTGATCGTCATCGACGACGACCACCGGCCGGTCGGGCTGGTGCATTTCCACGATCTGCTGCGGATCGGCGTCGCCTGA
- a CDS encoding outer membrane beta-barrel protein has protein sequence MGQPKQTSSVTPLRAMSRAVTFAAFGGLLLSQTAALAQSASQQLATTANSRSTVSQDNTTNAAAAFDDGTDDTATPAANGTTANPDDAAQRPAIPDAQAGDDITGSILDEDIRRLNTREAPIDETLPRRRAAESASTAETPGIPIGTFVLRPSVTQSINTETTKDGSTTQRRAFLETDAAATLTSDWGRHQLTVTSEGAWQRNISGEGEEQPSFKVNGDLRLDLPDDTVAHLTAGYNFYREDTDDPDAIANATQQSDVQEFSAGASVQRDFGILRGTTALALTRSIYSDATLTNGTTVALSDRDQTTGTLRGRVGYELSPALIPFIEATVGRTLYDETRDSAGYERSGHSYGAKAGVEVDLGEKLKGEVGVGYEMANFEDSRLSSIDTATLDASLLWSPIRGTDVNLDLQTSIQPSTTAGESGYVSHALTTTVTHQLRDNLVGTMIGGVTWRDYPTDSTINDELVYTAATGLTWNINRYLDLTSTLGYELTARKEGTDSQQWRAGVGLKLKR, from the coding sequence ATGGGCCAGCCAAAACAGACGAGCAGTGTGACGCCGCTCCGCGCCATGAGCCGTGCCGTCACTTTTGCTGCGTTCGGTGGCCTGCTTCTCAGCCAGACGGCAGCCCTGGCGCAGTCCGCCTCGCAACAGCTGGCAACGACGGCAAATAGCCGCTCCACCGTCTCTCAGGACAACACCACGAACGCCGCCGCCGCTTTCGATGACGGCACCGACGATACCGCCACGCCTGCGGCGAACGGCACGACCGCAAACCCGGATGATGCCGCGCAGAGGCCGGCCATACCGGATGCGCAAGCCGGCGACGACATTACCGGCTCCATCCTCGATGAGGATATCCGCCGGCTGAACACCCGCGAAGCACCGATCGACGAAACGCTGCCGCGCCGCCGGGCTGCCGAAAGTGCCTCGACGGCCGAAACGCCGGGCATTCCGATCGGCACCTTCGTGCTCCGCCCGAGCGTCACCCAGAGCATCAACACCGAGACCACCAAGGACGGCAGCACCACGCAAAGGCGCGCCTTCCTCGAAACCGATGCAGCCGCGACACTCACCTCCGACTGGGGCCGGCATCAGCTGACCGTCACCTCGGAAGGCGCCTGGCAGCGGAATATCAGCGGCGAGGGTGAGGAGCAGCCGTCCTTCAAGGTCAACGGCGACCTCCGGCTGGATCTTCCCGACGATACGGTCGCGCATCTCACTGCCGGTTACAATTTCTACCGCGAGGATACGGACGATCCCGATGCGATCGCCAATGCGACACAACAGTCGGACGTACAGGAATTTTCGGCTGGCGCCTCCGTCCAACGCGATTTCGGCATCCTCCGCGGCACGACGGCGCTGGCGCTGACCCGCTCGATCTATTCCGACGCCACGCTGACCAATGGCACGACCGTCGCTCTCAGCGACCGCGACCAGACGACCGGCACGTTGCGCGGCCGCGTCGGTTACGAACTGTCTCCCGCACTCATTCCCTTCATCGAGGCCACGGTCGGCCGGACGCTCTATGACGAGACGCGTGATTCGGCCGGTTACGAACGTTCCGGCCATAGCTACGGCGCCAAGGCAGGCGTCGAGGTCGATCTCGGCGAAAAGCTGAAGGGTGAAGTCGGCGTCGGCTACGAGATGGCGAATTTCGAAGACAGCCGGCTGTCGTCGATCGATACCGCGACCCTCGATGCGAGCCTGCTCTGGTCGCCGATCCGCGGTACCGATGTCAATCTCGACCTGCAGACGAGCATCCAGCCCTCGACCACGGCGGGCGAAAGCGGCTATGTCTCGCACGCGTTGACGACGACGGTCACCCACCAGTTGCGCGACAATCTGGTTGGCACGATGATCGGCGGGGTGACGTGGCGCGATTATCCGACCGACAGCACCATCAACGACGAGCTCGTCTATACCGCGGCGACCGGCCTGACCTGGAACATCAACCGCTATCTCGATCTCACCAGCACGCTCGGCTACGAGCTGACCGCGCGCAAGGAAGGCACCGATTCGCAGCAATGGCGCGCCGGCGTCGGCCTCAAGCTCAAACGCTAA
- a CDS encoding LysR family transcriptional regulator yields MQIDLIETFLDLMETRSFNRTAERLNVTQSTVSHRVKALEAQFNRKLFTRNKGGTAPTASGLRFLDHAKALQYQWNEATRAVENAGAYERSMRLGIQHDLAEIFAGRWLSAVRAELPGTSIYVEADYSNQMNRDLAAGDLDLAVLYTPHYLPDLYYERIGEMTYNLVSNVACTVGALRPETYIQAIYSPAFDRAHRLALPHLSAAPLASGQNIAIRELLMTLGGAAYLMKSSAARLIKEGAAFPVEDAPPIQQTVYAATSIRTRHAPQHRRIIGILQDLIASA; encoded by the coding sequence ATGCAGATTGATCTTATCGAGACTTTTCTCGACCTGATGGAAACCCGCAGCTTCAACCGCACGGCGGAGCGGTTGAACGTCACGCAATCAACCGTTTCCCATCGCGTTAAGGCGCTGGAGGCGCAGTTCAACCGAAAGCTCTTCACCCGCAACAAGGGTGGCACCGCACCGACGGCGTCGGGCCTGCGTTTCCTGGATCATGCGAAAGCCCTTCAATATCAGTGGAATGAGGCAACGCGGGCGGTCGAGAATGCGGGCGCCTATGAGCGATCCATGCGGCTCGGCATCCAACACGACCTTGCCGAAATCTTTGCCGGGCGCTGGCTTTCTGCGGTCCGCGCCGAGCTGCCTGGGACATCGATCTACGTGGAAGCAGACTACTCGAACCAGATGAACCGCGACCTCGCTGCTGGAGATCTCGATCTGGCCGTTCTCTATACTCCGCACTACCTGCCCGACCTTTACTATGAAAGAATCGGGGAAATGACATATAATCTGGTCAGCAACGTCGCCTGCACCGTCGGCGCACTTCGACCCGAAACCTATATCCAGGCCATCTATTCTCCGGCCTTCGACCGTGCCCACCGACTGGCTTTGCCGCATCTGTCGGCAGCACCGCTGGCGTCGGGGCAAAACATCGCCATCAGGGAATTGCTGATGACGCTGGGGGGCGCTGCCTACCTCATGAAAAGCAGTGCTGCGCGACTTATCAAGGAAGGTGCCGCTTTCCCGGTAGAGGACGCTCCACCCATTCAACAGACGGTCTATGCCGCAACCAGCATCCGCACACGTCACGCCCCTCAGCACCGCCGCATCATCGGCATCCTGCAGGATCTGATAGCATCAGCCTGA